A stretch of DNA from Nocardioides sp. Arc9.136:
GGCTGATGACCGTCGCCGGCCGCGCTGCGGTCGAGCAGGCCGACGTGCTGCTCGTCGACCACCTCGCCCCGCAGGAGGCGCTCGCCTGGGCCCGCCCCGACGCCGAGGTGCTCGACGTCGCCAAGCTGCCGCGCGGGCGGACCACGCCGCAGGAGCGGATCAACGAGCTGCTCGTCGAGCACGCCCGCGCCGGGCGGCGCGTCGTACGGCTCAAGGGCGGCGACGGGTTCGTCTTCGGCCGCGGGATGGAGGAGGTGCTCGCCTGCGCCGAGGCCGGGATCGAGGCCCGGGTGCTGCCCGGGGTCAGCTCGGCCGTCGCCGTGCCGGCCCTCGCGGGCATCCCGGTCACCCACCGCGGCGTGGTGCACGGGTTCAGCGTGCTGTCCGGGCACGTGCCGCCGGGGCACCCGACCTGCACGCTGGACTACGCCGCGCTCGCCCGGTCCGGCACGACGCTGGTGCTGCTGATGGGCGTCGCGAACCTCGCCGCGATCACCGCCGAGCTGCTCGCCCACGGCCTGCCGCCCACCACCCCGGCCGCCGTCGTCGCCCGCGGCGGCCACCCCGACCAGGAGGTCCGTACGGCGCACCTGGTCGGCATCGCGACCGCCGCGGAGGGCATCGCGCCGCCCGCCGTCACCGTCATCGGCGAGGTGGCCGCCTTCGCCACCGCGACCCGGCAGCTCGAGGAGACCCGCTGATGCCCCAGGGACAGCCGCTGACCGTGCCCGACGACGGGCTCACCACCCGCCAGCGCCGCAACCGGCCGCTGCTGATGGTCCACACCGGCGACGGCAAGGGGAAGTCCACCGCCGCCTTCGGCCTCGCCATCCGCGGCTGGAACCAGGGCTGGCGGGTCGGGGTCTTCCAGTTCGTGAAGTCCGCCAAGTGGCGCATCGGCGAGCAGACCGTGCTCGAGCGGCTCGGCGAGCTGCACCGGGAGACCGGCGAGGGCGGCCCCGTCGAGTGGCACAAGATGGGCGCCGGCTGGTCGTGGACGAAGAAGCAGGGCGACGCCGAGGACCACGCCCGCGCCGCCGCCGAGGGCTGGGCCGAGATCAAGCGGCGGCTGGCCGCCGAGGCGCACGACATCTACGTCCTCGACGAGTTCACCTACCCGATCGCCTGGGGCTGGGTCGACCTCGACGACGTCGTCACCACCCTGCGCGACCGCCCCGGCCGCCAGCACGTCGTCGTCACCGGCCGCCGCGCCGCGCCCGAGCTGCTAGAGGTCGCCGACCTGGTCACCGAGATGACCAAGGTCAAGCACCCGATGGACGTCGGCCAGAAGGGCCAGCGGGGGATCGAGTGGTGACCGGGCCCTCCAGCGGCCTGCCCACCGGCCTGCCCCGGGTCGTCGTCGCCGCGCCGTCCACCGGCCAGGGCAAGACCACGATCGCGACCGGCCTGATGGCCGCGCTCCGCGCCCGCGGCCTGGAGGTGTCGGGCCACAAGGTCGGCCCCGACTACATCGACCCCGGCTACCACGCCGTCGCCACTGGCCGGCCCGGCCGCAACCTCGACCCGCACCAGGTCGGCGAGGAGCGGATCCCCCCGCTGCTCCTGCACGGCGCCCGCGGCGCGGACGTCGCGGTCGTCGAGGGCGTGATGGGCCTGCACGACGGCCGGCTCGGCACCGACGGGTTCGCGTCCACGGCGCACGTCGCCGCGCTCACCCGCACGCCGGTCGTGCTCGTCGTCGACGTCTCGAGGATGTCGCGGTCGGTCGGTGCGCTGGTGGCCGGCATGGCGGCGTACGACCCGGCGGTGGAGGTCGCCGGCGTCGTCCTCAACCGGGCCGGCTCGCCCCGCAACGTCGCGGAGGTGCGCCGCTCGGTGCGGCTGCCCGTGCTCGGCGTCGTGCCGCGCGACGACTCGCTGGCCACGCCCTCGCGGCACCTCGGCCTGGTGCCGGCCGGCGAGCGGGACGAGGCCGCCGAGCTGGTCGCCCGGCTCGGCGAACGGGTCGCCCAGCACGTCGACCTCGACGCCGTCCTCGACGTCGCCCGCTCCGCGCCCGACCTCGACGCGGTGCCGTGGGACCCCGCCGCGGAGGTGCGTCGCGTGGCGGCCGCGGGCGAGGAGCCAGTCGTGGCGGTGGCGGGCGGCCGGGCGTTCACGTTCGCCTACGCCGAGACCGAGGAGCTGCTCGCGGCCGCGGGGTGCCGGGTGGTGCGGTTCGACCCGCTGACCGACCGCTCGCTGCCGGACGGGACGCGCGCGCTGCTGCTCGGCGGCGGCTTCCCCGAGGTGCACGTGCGCGAGCTGGCCCGCAACACCGCGCTGCTGGCCCAGGTGCGCGACGCGGTCCGCGCCGGGCTGCCGACGGTCGGGGAGTGCGCCGGCCTGCTCTACCTCCTCGACGCGCTCGACGACACCCCGATGGCCGGCGTGATCGGCACCAGCGCGGCGATGTCCGAGCGGCTCACGCTGCGCTACCCGGTCGCCCGCGCGGTCGGCGACAGCCTGCTGGCGCGGACGGGGGAGGAGGTGCGCGGCCACGAGTTCCACCGGACCGCGCTGACCCGGGCCGCGCGCGGCTGGAC
This window harbors:
- the cobO gene encoding cob(I)yrinic acid a,c-diamide adenosyltransferase produces the protein MPQGQPLTVPDDGLTTRQRRNRPLLMVHTGDGKGKSTAAFGLAIRGWNQGWRVGVFQFVKSAKWRIGEQTVLERLGELHRETGEGGPVEWHKMGAGWSWTKKQGDAEDHARAAAEGWAEIKRRLAAEAHDIYVLDEFTYPIAWGWVDLDDVVTTLRDRPGRQHVVVTGRRAAPELLEVADLVTEMTKVKHPMDVGQKGQRGIEW
- the cobA gene encoding uroporphyrinogen-III C-methyltransferase — encoded protein: MGTLAPLLPGTVTLVAGGPGDAGLMTVAGRAAVEQADVLLVDHLAPQEALAWARPDAEVLDVAKLPRGRTTPQERINELLVEHARAGRRVVRLKGGDGFVFGRGMEEVLACAEAGIEARVLPGVSSAVAVPALAGIPVTHRGVVHGFSVLSGHVPPGHPTCTLDYAALARSGTTLVLLMGVANLAAITAELLAHGLPPTTPAAVVARGGHPDQEVRTAHLVGIATAAEGIAPPAVTVIGEVAAFATATRQLEETR
- a CDS encoding cobyrinate a,c-diamide synthase gives rise to the protein MTGPSSGLPTGLPRVVVAAPSTGQGKTTIATGLMAALRARGLEVSGHKVGPDYIDPGYHAVATGRPGRNLDPHQVGEERIPPLLLHGARGADVAVVEGVMGLHDGRLGTDGFASTAHVAALTRTPVVLVVDVSRMSRSVGALVAGMAAYDPAVEVAGVVLNRAGSPRNVAEVRRSVRLPVLGVVPRDDSLATPSRHLGLVPAGERDEAAELVARLGERVAQHVDLDAVLDVARSAPDLDAVPWDPAAEVRRVAAAGEEPVVAVAGGRAFTFAYAETEELLAAAGCRVVRFDPLTDRSLPDGTRALLLGGGFPEVHVRELARNTALLAQVRDAVRAGLPTVGECAGLLYLLDALDDTPMAGVIGTSAAMSERLTLRYPVARAVGDSLLARTGEEVRGHEFHRTALTRAARGWTPAWDVDGELIGVASPTLHASYLHVHWAGHPRLAQRFAEAAVAAVPVVAPPVEDALPEPAADTSERAEVDPLLHPLDHHGDRELGPGLLDLAVNVHPEPRPAWLEQALAEGVRDSTSYPDPAPARAAIAELHRRRPDEVLVTAGAAEAFELVARWKQWRHVVVVHPQFTEPHAALERAGHRVTVVQCRPEDGYRLDPAAVPEDADLVVLGNPTNPTGVLHPAADILRLRRPKRVVLVDEAFMDTVAGERESLARDRRRGLLVVRSLTKHWSLPGIRAGYVVGSERSIAGLEARQVPWSVSTPAISAAVACTGPSALAEAARRTARIAQWRAHLLAGLGARGVEVVGSETSFVLARVGEGAREALRERGIAVRRADTFPGLDGGWVRIAVRPPATTDLLLEALDAVSAPA